Proteins encoded by one window of Blautia argi:
- a CDS encoding CD1108 family mobile element protein: MRTSTSRLQFTDEERETPKLQPYIKKSEKAADKLDAAKAALPKQKKLVKERTFEETTGKAKTRLYFEEQEKPIPGGKAHSNPLSRPAQEAGIFVHNKIHSVEKDNSGVEGAHKSEELAERGARYGTRKLKQGYRSHKLKPYREAAKAEQAAFKANVNFQYHKALHENPQLTSNPSSRFMQKQKIKRQYAKTVKKSGAATAKAASGASQTAAKKAAAFAGRHPAGVIIAIAALLLFIMVSVGLSSCGAMFSGSMNSVLGTSYTSEDSDLVATEQSYAAMENELQQEIDNIESTHSGYDEYRYDLDTIGHTFEAVTAVFECAGQSFTARGKTVLSDGWKEIDRRYRAALKNKPETDDADSDTENTLPQFTEGQTFENPTAKVTEHDTTPPKPHNEASLLSAMERAGSEDTDPDAERKGLGTPATRAAVIEKLVKGGFVERKGKQLLPTKDGINLVCVLPNTLTSPQLTAEWENNLTQIAKGKADPAAFMEGIEDMARELVKTYPFLSDDKAQMFKPEREALGSCPRCGSPVYEGKKNYYCSNKECIFTMWKNDRFFEERKVTFTPKIAAALLQSGKVNVKKLYSPKTGKTYDGTIVLADTGGKYINYRIELSKKK, encoded by the coding sequence TTGCGTACTTCCACTTCCCGCTTGCAGTTTACCGACGAGGAACGGGAAACGCCAAAACTGCAACCCTACATTAAAAAATCGGAAAAAGCAGCCGACAAACTGGACGCGGCAAAGGCAGCTCTCCCGAAGCAGAAGAAACTTGTAAAAGAGCGCACCTTTGAGGAAACTACCGGAAAGGCAAAGACCCGGCTTTACTTTGAGGAACAGGAAAAGCCGATACCCGGCGGCAAAGCCCACAGTAACCCGTTATCCCGCCCCGCGCAGGAAGCGGGTATTTTTGTTCACAACAAAATCCATAGCGTCGAGAAAGATAATTCCGGCGTGGAGGGCGCGCACAAATCGGAGGAACTTGCCGAGCGCGGCGCAAGGTACGGGACAAGAAAATTAAAACAGGGCTACCGCAGCCATAAGCTGAAACCCTACCGGGAAGCGGCAAAGGCAGAACAGGCAGCGTTTAAGGCAAACGTCAACTTCCAGTATCACAAAGCCTTGCATGAAAACCCGCAGCTTACAAGCAATCCCTCTTCCCGTTTCATGCAGAAACAGAAAATCAAACGCCAGTATGCAAAAACCGTAAAGAAAAGCGGCGCAGCTACCGCCAAAGCTGCCTCCGGAGCGTCCCAAACAGCAGCAAAGAAAGCGGCTGCCTTTGCAGGACGACACCCGGCAGGCGTGATAATCGCTATCGCCGCGCTGCTTCTGTTCATCATGGTATCCGTAGGGCTTTCCTCTTGCGGGGCAATGTTTTCCGGCAGCATGAACAGCGTGTTAGGGACTTCCTACACGTCCGAGGACAGCGACCTTGTGGCAACGGAACAGAGCTATGCTGCAATGGAAAATGAGCTGCAACAGGAAATTGACAATATTGAAAGCACCCACAGCGGCTATGATGAATACCGCTATGACCTTGACACTATCGGGCATACCTTTGAAGCGGTTACAGCAGTTTTTGAATGTGCCGGACAGTCTTTTACCGCAAGGGGAAAAACGGTACTGTCTGACGGGTGGAAAGAGATTGACCGAAGATACAGGGCAGCCTTAAAGAACAAACCCGAAACGGACGACGCAGACAGCGACACAGAAAATACCCTGCCACAGTTTACCGAGGGACAGACCTTTGAAAATCCGACGGCAAAGGTAACGGAGCATGACACAACACCGCCAAAACCTCACAACGAAGCGTCGCTGCTCTCTGCTATGGAGCGCGCCGGAAGTGAGGACACCGACCCGGACGCAGAACGCAAAGGGCTTGGAACGCCCGCCACCCGCGCCGCTGTCATTGAAAAACTGGTAAAGGGCGGCTTTGTGGAGCGAAAAGGCAAGCAGCTACTTCCCACAAAAGACGGTATCAACCTTGTGTGCGTCCTGCCGAACACCTTGACAAGCCCGCAGCTTACCGCAGAATGGGAAAACAATCTGACGCAGATTGCAAAAGGCAAGGCAGACCCCGCCGCATTTATGGAGGGTATCGAGGATATGGCACGGGAACTGGTAAAGACCTATCCGTTTCTTTCTGATGATAAAGCGCAGATGTTCAAGCCGGAACGGGAAGCATTGGGAAGCTGCCCCCGCTGCGGTTCTCCTGTCTATGAGGGCAAGAAGAATTACTATTGCAGCAACAAGGAATGTATCTTTACCATGTGGAAAAATGACCGTTTCTTTGAAGAACGAAAAGTAACCTTTACCCCGAAGATTGCCGCTGCACTCTTACAATCCGGCAAGGTAAATGTGAAAAAGCTCTATTCCCCAAAGACGGGCAAAACCTATGACGGAACTATCGTATTAGCTGATACGGGCGGAAAATACATCAACTACCGCATTGAACTGTCGAAGAAGAAATAA